The Nitrospira sp. KM1 genome includes a window with the following:
- a CDS encoding DMT family transporter yields MTAAVLWGGSIVAQKLTLSGFSAVEASVLRDIGGLVILLATWWWQQETLGRLSGRDLRTLFSLGLGVLGNHLLILIGLKYVSGAVAGVIIGSSPVVTALLSALLIRDVPLRLVWGGSVLSFLGVGVVSVAGYQAAGEQPLFGGSMVFLGVVSWALFTIGSRTIMERMSALTVNWTTLLVATALQVPLLWTDRKMLQAGLSSVSPSDWLALGYLIVFATAVAQQAWLFGVKGIGPSRASVFGNLTPVAAVLLSALILHEPVGMIELVGISLILMGVWLVGKQTARSE; encoded by the coding sequence GTGACGGCAGCGGTTCTGTGGGGAGGGTCGATCGTGGCGCAAAAGCTGACGCTCAGCGGCTTTTCCGCTGTCGAAGCCTCCGTCTTACGGGATATCGGCGGTCTGGTCATTCTCCTGGCAACCTGGTGGTGGCAGCAGGAAACACTGGGGCGGCTGAGCGGGCGAGACCTTCGCACGCTTTTTTCCCTGGGACTTGGCGTCCTTGGCAATCATCTACTGATCCTCATCGGCCTCAAATACGTCAGTGGCGCGGTTGCCGGTGTAATTATCGGTTCATCGCCGGTTGTCACCGCGCTGCTTTCTGCTTTGTTGATCCGGGACGTCCCGCTGCGCCTGGTGTGGGGTGGTAGCGTATTGTCATTTCTCGGGGTAGGGGTGGTGTCTGTCGCGGGATATCAGGCGGCCGGCGAACAGCCATTGTTCGGCGGGTCGATGGTATTCCTCGGAGTGGTGAGCTGGGCCTTATTTACAATCGGAAGCCGGACGATCATGGAACGCATGTCCGCTTTGACAGTGAATTGGACCACGTTGTTGGTGGCAACAGCGTTACAGGTACCATTGCTTTGGACCGACAGAAAGATGCTGCAAGCCGGCTTATCCTCTGTTTCCCCTTCGGATTGGCTGGCTCTGGGATATTTGATCGTGTTTGCGACGGCCGTTGCACAGCAAGCCTGGTTGTTCGGTGTAAAGGGAATCGGACCCTCCCGGGCCTCCGTATTCGGTAACTTGACTCCCGTCGCGGCCGTTCTTCTTTCCGCCTTGATCCTTCACGAACCAGTGGGGATGATCGAGCTGGTCGGCATCTCCCTGATTCTTATGGGTGTGTGGCTGGTCGGCAAGCAAACCGCTCGGTCAGAATAG
- a CDS encoding MFS transporter: MGRSVSGQENVLREASRAAPRNLLFTRDFGLVWLSQLISQVGDGISNLALLWFVYSITGSPVKTTIIGLLHTIPPIVLGPLIGVYVDRLPKKFFLVGSNTLRALLIGIIPCAIPTDLFTVDMLYGLVLLDAVAMAVFSPALTSSIPLIVPRSQFTAANALIQSTTSLGIIFGPAVSGVGISMFGSQEVLCLNALTYFLAAVCLGFIRLRSLHASSATEQAPGSAWQDFVDGVMFLVKKQRVILLLIMAAACYGFGASALTTLFPVFAKKLLGLGPVEVGFLWSVLGIGLLLMSIVLLRFTEWNLSERTRIIAAAGVTNAVAISALVWTKDLYFVSFLMVVIGAGMGVFTPIAWGVVQELTPAPMVGRILGLYSTGAMVAAISGISTFGWVTEHFGETTGVSSIGATFLLTATFGALLSRSIRSR; the protein is encoded by the coding sequence ATGGGCCGATCGGTAAGTGGACAAGAGAACGTCCTCAGAGAGGCGTCTCGTGCTGCACCTCGCAATTTGCTGTTCACCAGAGATTTTGGGCTTGTATGGCTCAGTCAGCTCATTTCTCAAGTCGGGGACGGGATCTCCAATCTTGCGTTGCTGTGGTTCGTCTATTCGATCACCGGCTCTCCGGTGAAGACAACCATCATCGGACTTCTGCATACGATTCCTCCCATCGTCCTGGGGCCCTTGATCGGGGTGTACGTGGACCGGCTTCCCAAGAAATTCTTTCTCGTCGGCTCCAATACACTCAGGGCATTGCTCATTGGCATCATTCCCTGCGCGATTCCGACGGATTTGTTCACGGTAGACATGCTGTATGGGCTCGTCTTGCTGGATGCCGTGGCGATGGCGGTGTTCAGTCCGGCACTGACCTCCTCTATCCCCTTGATCGTCCCCCGCTCCCAATTTACCGCGGCGAATGCCTTGATCCAAAGCACGACCAGCCTGGGAATTATCTTCGGTCCGGCCGTGAGCGGCGTCGGCATTTCCATGTTCGGATCACAGGAAGTCCTCTGCCTCAATGCGCTGACCTATTTCTTGGCCGCCGTCTGCCTCGGGTTTATCCGGTTGCGGAGCCTGCATGCCTCATCCGCCACGGAACAGGCACCAGGGTCGGCATGGCAGGACTTCGTCGACGGCGTAATGTTTCTCGTCAAGAAGCAGCGGGTCATTCTATTGCTCATCATGGCGGCAGCCTGCTACGGATTCGGGGCGAGTGCGCTGACGACGCTATTTCCAGTGTTCGCAAAAAAACTGCTTGGTTTGGGGCCCGTCGAAGTCGGATTCTTGTGGTCTGTGCTTGGCATTGGTCTTCTCCTCATGTCGATCGTGCTGCTCCGGTTCACCGAATGGAATTTGTCGGAGCGCACCAGAATCATCGCCGCGGCGGGCGTGACGAACGCCGTGGCCATCTCGGCCCTCGTCTGGACGAAGGACCTGTACTTCGTCAGCTTCCTCATGGTGGTCATTGGGGCAGGGATGGGCGTGTTCACACCGATCGCCTGGGGCGTGGTCCAGGAACTCACTCCGGCTCCAATGGTCGGACGAATTCTCGGCCTGTATAGTACTGGGGCCATGGTTGCCGCCATCAGCGGGATCAGTACGTTTGGATGGGTCACCGAGCACTTCGGGGAAACGACCGGAGTATCCAGCATCGGCGCGACCTTTTTGCTGACGGCCACGTTCGGCGCATTGTTGAGCCGCTCGATTCGAAGCAGATGA
- a CDS encoding amylo-alpha-1,6-glucosidase, with protein sequence MEHLDDPREEPFEILASSSLADSHIKVLKQGDTFGVFDRDGDVRSVKQAAEGLYHEGTRFVSRLELTLNGVRPLLLSSNIKEDNVQLSVDLTNPDMMHKGQMVMPRGSLHLARVRLLWQGRCFERLRIHNYSLRPMPVRLSFRIDADFADLFEVRGRKRERRGERYDPVLTKEGVILGYRGLDGVRRRLHFRCSPAPTTIQEGELICETLLPAGDAVQWDLTMICETGGSSFGELSYDGALTEVDRSIKSAEADECLIVTSNEQFNAWLNSSLADLHMMVSDTPEGPYPYAGVPWFSTPFGRDGLITAFELLWVNPAIARGVLAYLAATQAREVSPERDAEIGKILHETRKGEMAALNEIPFGRYYGSIDSTPLFIMLAGAYYERTGDLPFIEHLWPHIELALKWIDESGDRDGDGFVEYFRQSSDGLVQQGWKDSYDAVFHADGRAAEGSIALCEVQGYVYAAKRRAARLALVLGHAEKARGLLRDAERLRAKFEKSFWCQDLSTYALALDGSKQPCRVKTSNAGHCLWTGIADPKHGMRTAKTLAGEAFFTGWGVRTVATSEARYNPMSYHNGSVWPHDTAIVAAGMASYGYKQGAVRMLSGLYDASLFLELKRLPELICGFTRRPGEGPTLYPVACSPQTWSSVAVFLLLQACLGLRIEAPRARVSFSKPTLPSFLEHVEIKNLRVGNASVDLSLELHANDVGINVLHRDGRVGIVVTK encoded by the coding sequence GTGGAACACCTTGATGATCCTCGTGAAGAACCTTTCGAAATTCTGGCTTCATCTTCTCTGGCGGACTCCCATATCAAGGTTCTGAAACAGGGCGACACGTTCGGAGTTTTCGATCGGGACGGTGATGTCCGCTCCGTCAAGCAGGCGGCCGAAGGCCTCTATCATGAAGGGACGAGATTTGTCTCGAGACTTGAGCTCACGCTGAACGGTGTACGTCCGCTGTTGTTGAGCTCGAACATCAAAGAAGACAACGTTCAGCTCAGCGTGGATCTCACGAACCCCGACATGATGCATAAGGGTCAAATGGTCATGCCGAGAGGTTCACTCCACTTGGCCCGCGTGCGGTTGTTGTGGCAGGGCCGTTGCTTTGAACGTCTTCGCATCCACAACTATAGCCTCCGGCCTATGCCCGTGCGCCTTTCGTTTCGAATCGATGCGGACTTTGCCGACCTTTTTGAAGTGCGAGGGCGAAAGCGCGAGCGCCGCGGGGAACGGTACGATCCTGTTCTGACCAAAGAGGGTGTCATCCTGGGGTACCGGGGATTGGATGGGGTGCGGCGTCGGCTGCATTTCCGATGCAGCCCTGCCCCGACGACTATCCAGGAGGGAGAGCTCATCTGTGAGACGCTTCTGCCGGCTGGCGATGCCGTGCAATGGGATCTCACGATGATCTGCGAAACCGGGGGCTCTTCGTTCGGGGAATTATCCTACGACGGCGCTCTGACAGAAGTGGATCGGTCGATCAAATCCGCCGAGGCAGATGAATGTCTCATTGTCACTTCGAATGAACAGTTCAATGCCTGGCTGAACAGTTCCTTGGCTGACCTGCACATGATGGTCTCTGATACCCCGGAAGGACCGTATCCCTATGCCGGGGTGCCCTGGTTCAGTACGCCGTTTGGACGGGATGGTCTCATCACCGCCTTCGAACTTTTGTGGGTCAATCCCGCGATTGCACGGGGCGTCCTGGCCTATCTTGCCGCCACTCAGGCACGAGAAGTGTCGCCTGAACGCGACGCCGAAATCGGGAAGATCCTGCATGAAACCCGCAAAGGGGAAATGGCTGCGCTCAATGAAATTCCCTTCGGGCGTTATTACGGGAGCATTGACTCGACTCCACTGTTTATCATGCTCGCTGGAGCCTACTACGAGCGCACGGGTGACTTGCCGTTCATCGAACATCTCTGGCCCCATATCGAATTGGCGCTCAAATGGATCGACGAGTCAGGAGACCGGGACGGCGACGGCTTTGTGGAATATTTCCGACAGTCCAGCGACGGCCTCGTCCAGCAGGGCTGGAAGGATTCGTATGATGCGGTCTTTCATGCCGATGGACGGGCTGCTGAAGGTTCCATCGCTCTCTGCGAAGTCCAGGGATACGTGTATGCCGCAAAACGCCGCGCCGCCAGGCTCGCGCTCGTACTGGGTCATGCTGAGAAAGCGAGGGGTCTCCTAAGAGACGCTGAGAGATTACGCGCGAAGTTCGAGAAGAGCTTCTGGTGCCAGGATTTATCTACTTATGCGTTGGCGCTCGACGGATCCAAGCAGCCGTGCCGGGTCAAGACTTCCAATGCCGGGCACTGTCTCTGGACGGGGATTGCGGATCCGAAACATGGCATGCGAACGGCCAAGACGTTAGCGGGAGAGGCCTTTTTTACCGGGTGGGGAGTGCGGACGGTCGCGACATCCGAGGCGAGATACAATCCTATGTCGTATCACAACGGATCGGTTTGGCCTCATGACACGGCTATCGTGGCAGCCGGGATGGCTTCCTATGGATATAAGCAGGGCGCAGTAAGAATGCTGAGCGGCCTCTACGATGCCAGTTTGTTCCTTGAACTCAAACGTCTACCGGAACTGATATGCGGCTTTACCAGGAGACCGGGCGAAGGGCCGACGCTCTATCCCGTCGCGTGCAGCCCGCAAACCTGGTCTTCCGTTGCCGTGTTCCTGCTTCTGCAGGCCTGTCTCGGTCTGCGTATCGAAGCTCCCCGTGCCCGAGTATCGTTCTCCAAGCCCACTCTCCCTTCATTTCTCGAACACGTCGAAATAAAGAATCTTCGTGTCGGGAATGCGTCCGTCGATCTGTCGCTTGAATTGCATGCGAATGACGTCGGCATCAATGTACTCCATCGAGATGGCCGCGTAGGCATCGTCGTGACGAAGTAG
- a CDS encoding glycosyltransferase family 4 protein: MKIAQVSPLWESVPPKLYGGTERIVSYLTEELVRLGHDVTLFASGDSITSARLEPICSSALRLNTGIFNRDAPLTMLMERALGRSGDFDIIHSHLDFLGFPLARRNPTPTVATFHGRLDLPELQPIFREYAELPMVSISDAQRKPVSWANWKKTVYHGVPENLYSYHEKPQGYLAFLGRIAPEKRPDHAIEVAKRSGIPLRIAAKVDPMDRDYFQREIEPLLSHPLIEYIGEITDKEKDQFLGEALALVCPYDWPEPFGLVLIEALACGTPVLAYRRGSIPEVIEDKVTGFVCDGLDDMASAVHRVAELDRQGCRKNFEKRFSARRMAQDYVRVYEELLQAAAKPNDVERGLPNYSLWPSLATNV; the protein is encoded by the coding sequence ATGAAAATCGCTCAGGTTTCCCCATTGTGGGAGAGTGTTCCTCCTAAACTATATGGAGGAACGGAACGCATCGTATCGTATTTGACTGAAGAGCTGGTTCGCTTGGGCCATGATGTGACTCTATTCGCCAGTGGAGATTCCATCACATCGGCTCGCCTTGAACCGATTTGTTCAAGCGCATTGCGGTTGAACACGGGAATATTCAATCGCGACGCCCCCTTGACGATGTTGATGGAACGAGCCCTCGGTAGATCGGGTGACTTCGATATTATCCATTCCCACTTGGACTTTTTAGGTTTTCCTCTGGCGCGGCGAAATCCGACTCCTACGGTTGCCACGTTTCACGGACGGCTCGACCTTCCGGAGTTACAACCAATATTTCGCGAATATGCAGAGCTTCCCATGGTCTCGATCTCGGATGCACAACGGAAGCCGGTCTCTTGGGCCAATTGGAAGAAAACGGTCTATCATGGGGTGCCTGAAAATCTATACAGCTACCATGAGAAGCCTCAAGGGTATCTCGCGTTTTTGGGTCGCATTGCCCCCGAAAAGCGTCCGGACCATGCCATCGAGGTTGCGAAGCGGTCGGGAATACCTTTGCGGATTGCGGCCAAAGTAGATCCGATGGACCGAGACTATTTTCAACGTGAAATTGAACCGTTGTTGTCGCATCCGCTGATCGAATACATTGGGGAAATCACAGACAAGGAAAAAGATCAATTTCTGGGAGAGGCCTTGGCGCTGGTGTGTCCGTATGACTGGCCTGAGCCTTTCGGGCTGGTGCTGATCGAAGCGTTGGCCTGCGGAACTCCCGTGTTGGCGTATCGTCGAGGGTCCATTCCCGAAGTGATCGAGGACAAAGTCACCGGCTTCGTCTGCGACGGGTTGGATGACATGGCGTCCGCCGTCCACCGCGTTGCAGAACTCGACCGTCAGGGTTGTCGAAAGAATTTTGAAAAGCGATTCAGTGCCAGACGGATGGCTCAGGATTATGTCCGGGTTTATGAGGAACTCCTGCAGGCGGCTGCGAAGCCGAACGATGTCGAGAGGGGGCTTCCGAACTATAGCCTCTGGCCCAGTCTCGCAACCAACGTATAG
- a CDS encoding nuclear transport factor 2 family protein gives MIEQRIEEVTLANQRFYEAFESLDIAKMDEVWAHLEYVTCVHPGWTLRSDWPNVRDSWVLIFNNTFSMKFELSEVTIQVAGDVAWVICVENITSQQSDEPQQIRVIATNLYERIGDEWLMIHHHGSAVMG, from the coding sequence GTGATTGAGCAGCGTATCGAGGAAGTGACCCTAGCGAACCAGCGGTTTTACGAAGCATTTGAGTCTCTCGATATTGCCAAAATGGATGAGGTCTGGGCACACCTTGAGTATGTCACCTGTGTGCATCCGGGCTGGACCCTACGTTCCGATTGGCCCAATGTGCGGGATTCATGGGTGCTGATTTTCAATAACACGTTCTCGATGAAGTTCGAGCTCAGTGAGGTCACGATCCAGGTGGCGGGGGATGTGGCATGGGTGATCTGCGTCGAGAATATCACCAGCCAGCAGTCGGACGAACCGCAACAAATCAGAGTCATCGCCACGAACCTGTACGAGCGGATCGGGGATGAATGGCTGATGATTCATCATCATGGATCCGCCGTGATGGGGTGA
- a CDS encoding BON domain-containing protein: protein MNVRHTFRALGIGALLIGIQVTGPATGRGDQTPPPASSSSSDPGKNTSQSPAVKTQSTPATPSQDSKPATPKSQSTNGNGDETKPKDDRKPEEKKSEEKKSEERKSEEKKPEDKKPEEKKTEDKRVDDKRSEDRKSDEKKVEEKKVEEKKTEEKKSEDKKSDEKKAEDKKAEDRKAEDKKSEEKKAEESTEKEKGKEKESSGKRTVSSMILTVKLALIADPRIFPYEIEVEGGAEEIALSGKVGNEGEKSIAGSVARTVPGVKNVVNKIDIVKDLPDVLGRKQDDILTHQVKERFARSATLKAANFEVKTEGGVVSLAGTVRFQVFIWEAAEAAREVPGVRAVRTDKVKIESEG, encoded by the coding sequence ATGAACGTTAGGCATACGTTCCGGGCGCTTGGCATTGGCGCGCTTCTTATAGGAATTCAGGTGACCGGCCCGGCTACGGGTCGTGGCGACCAGACCCCGCCACCGGCATCTTCCAGCTCGTCTGATCCAGGCAAAAATACCAGTCAGTCTCCTGCCGTAAAGACTCAGAGCACTCCTGCTACGCCTTCCCAGGACTCAAAACCTGCGACTCCGAAAAGTCAGTCCACAAACGGGAACGGTGATGAGACGAAGCCCAAGGACGACCGGAAACCTGAAGAGAAGAAATCCGAAGAGAAGAAATCTGAGGAGAGGAAGTCCGAAGAAAAGAAGCCGGAAGACAAGAAGCCGGAAGAGAAAAAAACGGAAGACAAAAGAGTTGATGATAAACGGTCTGAGGACAGGAAATCCGATGAGAAAAAGGTAGAAGAGAAGAAGGTTGAGGAGAAGAAGACGGAAGAAAAGAAGTCCGAAGACAAGAAGTCGGACGAAAAAAAGGCCGAGGACAAGAAGGCTGAAGATAGGAAAGCTGAAGACAAGAAATCCGAGGAGAAAAAGGCCGAAGAATCAACTGAAAAGGAGAAAGGCAAGGAAAAGGAAAGCTCTGGGAAGCGAACCGTCTCCTCAATGATTCTGACGGTGAAACTCGCTTTGATTGCAGATCCTCGAATATTCCCGTATGAAATAGAAGTAGAAGGTGGGGCCGAAGAAATCGCGCTGTCTGGAAAAGTGGGGAACGAGGGTGAGAAGTCGATTGCCGGATCGGTCGCTCGTACTGTGCCGGGTGTCAAAAACGTGGTGAATAAGATCGATATCGTAAAAGACCTGCCCGACGTACTTGGCCGCAAACAGGACGATATCCTTACACATCAAGTCAAAGAACGGTTCGCGAGAAGTGCGACGCTGAAAGCCGCGAACTTCGAAGTGAAGACGGAAGGCGGAGTCGTTTCGCTTGCCGGGACCGTCCGTTTTCAGGTCTTTATCTGGGAGGCGGCGGAGGCGGCAAGGGAAGTTCCAGGTGTGAGAGCTGTGCGCACAGATAAGGTGAAGATCGAGAGTGAGGGATGA
- a CDS encoding NAD-dependent epimerase/dehydratase family protein, whose translation MQTILGANGVIGRELSRSLSASTDRIRQVSRRPRRVNAGDETFPADLLDPTATAQAIAGSDVAYLVAGLQYDTAVWHEQWPRIMRNVIDGCKRHGSRLVFFDNVYAYGRVDGPMTEETPFNPCSRKGEVRARIAMMLLDEIRSGNLQAMIVRAADFYGPGAVQSFPHATVFERLKAGKTPQWVGNAKTVHTFTYTPDAGHAVSVLGQSAEACGQTWHVPTTTEPLTGEDFVRLACDLAGRPYKMQRAPRWMLRLMGLFVPVLRENDEMMYQFEYDYRFDSGKIQAVYGLGPTPYRSGIAACLAAGT comes from the coding sequence ATGCAGACCATTCTGGGGGCCAACGGTGTCATCGGCCGCGAGCTTTCGCGGAGCCTCTCGGCCTCGACTGACCGGATTCGACAGGTGAGTCGCAGGCCCCGCCGGGTCAATGCCGGCGACGAGACCTTCCCCGCGGATCTCCTGGATCCCACGGCGACCGCTCAAGCCATCGCTGGCAGTGATGTCGCCTATCTAGTGGCGGGGTTGCAATACGACACCGCCGTCTGGCATGAGCAGTGGCCGCGGATCATGCGGAACGTAATCGACGGTTGCAAGCGGCATGGCAGCCGCCTCGTCTTTTTCGACAACGTCTACGCGTACGGCAGAGTCGACGGGCCGATGACGGAAGAGACCCCGTTCAACCCGTGCAGCCGCAAAGGTGAAGTCAGGGCCCGGATCGCGATGATGCTGCTGGACGAGATCCGTTCAGGCAACCTGCAGGCGATGATCGTACGGGCGGCCGATTTCTACGGACCCGGGGCGGTGCAGAGCTTCCCGCATGCCACCGTATTCGAACGCCTGAAGGCCGGCAAAACGCCGCAATGGGTCGGCAACGCGAAGACGGTCCACACCTTCACCTACACGCCCGATGCTGGTCATGCAGTCTCGGTACTGGGACAGTCTGCGGAGGCGTGCGGGCAGACGTGGCACGTGCCGACCACAACAGAGCCATTGACCGGCGAGGACTTCGTGCGCCTCGCCTGCGATCTCGCAGGACGCCCGTACAAGATGCAGCGTGCGCCGCGCTGGATGTTACGGTTGATGGGACTGTTCGTACCGGTGTTGAGGGAGAATGATGAGATGATGTATCAGTTCGAGTACGACTATCGGTTCGACAGCGGGAAGATCCAGGCGGTCTATGGACTCGGGCCAACGCCCTACCGGTCGGGAATCGCTGCCTGCCTTGCCGCCGGCACATGA
- a CDS encoding MFS transporter: MEVKEPIAVSEEQHPADEIVAPASLDSEVKELPASGWGLLKTRNFGLLFAGQAISQIGDSMNKVALLWFVYELTGSAFKMTVIGLLQTIPPLVFGPLIGVYLDRLRKKPVMIWVDCIRAVLVLLIPLLYSLDALSLERLYLLVFATSIVSTIFGPALASSVPLIVSRNQLMGANALVQSTTNIGLLIGPAVSGAGIAMVGAQNVLYIDAATFFISALCLMPIMVREVPQAATRPLDRAGLIQDLLVGFRFVFVQHRTVLLLMLTATLYSLGASAFVFLLPVFATQLLDASPVELGWLWSSLGIGMLITSAWLAKRNQGDIRSRLQLVAIALAVGAVAVCTLGMLQAPIMAAVLIVVFGGSTAIFTPVVWAMLQELTPENLLGRVFTTFSTGAMASAMAGMAAFGWAADAIGPAESLLGIGLVLLGTAIVTAAFSRRYLHPTQSKLPGLMTV; this comes from the coding sequence ATGGAAGTCAAGGAACCGATAGCCGTATCCGAAGAACAGCATCCCGCTGACGAAATCGTCGCACCTGCGAGTCTTGATTCGGAAGTGAAGGAACTTCCGGCGTCTGGATGGGGTTTGCTGAAAACCCGAAACTTTGGTCTTCTCTTCGCAGGTCAAGCCATATCGCAAATCGGCGACAGCATGAATAAGGTCGCACTGCTGTGGTTCGTGTACGAGCTGACCGGGTCGGCATTCAAGATGACGGTCATCGGCTTGTTGCAAACGATTCCGCCCCTGGTGTTCGGTCCCCTTATCGGTGTGTATTTGGACCGTCTGCGGAAGAAACCGGTCATGATCTGGGTCGATTGCATCCGTGCGGTGCTGGTGCTTTTAATTCCCCTGCTCTACTCACTCGATGCGCTGTCGTTAGAACGGTTGTACCTGCTCGTCTTTGCCACCTCAATTGTTTCCACCATTTTTGGACCTGCATTGGCGTCCTCCGTCCCTCTGATCGTGTCGCGCAATCAATTGATGGGTGCCAACGCACTTGTTCAGAGCACGACGAACATCGGATTGCTGATCGGTCCAGCTGTCAGCGGTGCCGGCATCGCGATGGTAGGAGCACAGAATGTCCTGTACATCGACGCGGCGACGTTCTTTATTTCGGCTCTTTGCCTGATGCCGATCATGGTGCGGGAAGTTCCTCAAGCAGCGACACGGCCGCTGGACAGGGCGGGACTGATACAGGACCTGCTCGTGGGTTTCCGGTTCGTGTTCGTCCAGCACCGTACGGTGCTGCTGCTCATGCTGACGGCCACGCTGTACAGTCTTGGGGCCAGCGCGTTCGTATTCCTCCTTCCGGTATTCGCCACGCAATTGTTGGATGCTAGCCCCGTCGAGCTCGGATGGTTATGGTCATCGCTCGGAATCGGCATGCTGATTACTTCCGCGTGGCTTGCGAAACGCAATCAGGGAGACATACGAAGCCGGCTCCAACTCGTTGCCATTGCTCTGGCGGTAGGGGCGGTTGCCGTGTGTACGCTTGGCATGCTGCAGGCCCCCATCATGGCCGCAGTCTTGATCGTCGTCTTCGGTGGCAGCACCGCAATATTTACCCCGGTCGTATGGGCCATGCTTCAGGAGTTGACCCCGGAAAATCTTCTCGGACGCGTGTTCACCACGTTCAGCACCGGCGCGATGGCTTCGGCCATGGCCGGGATGGCTGCCTTCGGCTGGGCAGCGGATGCCATAGGACCTGCCGAAAGCCTCCTGGGTATTGGGCTGGTCCTGCTGGGAACAGCTATCGTCACGGCCGCATTCAGCCGCCGATATCTGCATCCCACCCAGTCAAAGCTTCCTGGACTGATGACGGTGTGA
- a CDS encoding alkaline phosphatase, whose protein sequence is MRTRPNTLILAIVSSVFFLSFGCTSPSREGLPPGSPFGDEAVAGEVLFPYGVAVGDVSSRSAVLWLRTDWPKAVQVEWAPADIWDKAASVASVQAPVSRSKVSVTGRATDFTLSVPLQGLQPDTRYRYHITVKDPNPSKKDGLGIVAARGEFTTWPDSVQSASLTFAWSGDLGGQGRCRQGEAGYPIFDVIRSARPEFFLFLGDTIYADNLCPSPPNDPGADFIATTLEQYRVRHRYQRGALALRRLLETVPVYVMWDDHEVRNNFSGASEPLMPAGRQAFREYWPMATVPEDANRFYRSIRYGKVLEVFLLDVRQYRSLNSEPDGPAKTMLGFRQLTWLLEGLKASDATWKVIVSGVPLSVPKGGGTAIPGYDGWAGGPDGTGFERERQVIVGTILDDHMKNVVFLTGDVHWVQANEYDPDEDGVSDFYEFVAGPLSANPGRLTAPGPALHPKNLINESGYDNFGLARVTPDVFEVRMLDAQGRERFAHTVKAR, encoded by the coding sequence ATGCGAACTCGCCCCAATACATTGATTCTGGCGATTGTATCGTCAGTGTTTTTTCTCTCCTTTGGATGCACTTCGCCATCAAGAGAAGGTCTTCCTCCGGGCAGTCCCTTCGGTGACGAAGCGGTCGCGGGGGAGGTTCTGTTCCCATACGGGGTTGCTGTCGGAGATGTGAGCAGTCGTTCGGCGGTTCTGTGGCTCCGTACGGATTGGCCTAAGGCTGTACAAGTCGAATGGGCACCTGCTGACATATGGGACAAGGCTGCCTCGGTAGCCTCCGTTCAAGCCCCCGTATCACGTTCGAAGGTAAGCGTGACGGGTCGCGCAACCGATTTTACTCTTTCGGTGCCGCTTCAAGGATTACAGCCGGATACGCGGTATCGCTATCACATCACCGTTAAAGATCCGAATCCGTCCAAGAAGGACGGTCTCGGAATTGTCGCCGCGCGTGGCGAGTTCACGACATGGCCGGATTCTGTACAGTCTGCCTCGCTGACATTTGCCTGGAGCGGCGATCTGGGGGGACAGGGGCGTTGCAGGCAAGGAGAAGCCGGCTATCCTATATTCGACGTCATCCGTTCCGCTCGTCCCGAGTTTTTTCTCTTTCTCGGCGATACGATTTATGCGGACAATCTCTGCCCGTCTCCTCCGAACGACCCCGGTGCCGACTTCATCGCGACAACTCTGGAGCAATATCGTGTGCGGCATCGCTATCAGCGCGGAGCTCTTGCACTGCGCCGGCTTTTGGAGACGGTGCCCGTATATGTCATGTGGGATGATCACGAGGTGAGAAATAATTTCTCCGGGGCGTCCGAGCCGCTTATGCCGGCCGGCCGTCAGGCCTTTCGGGAATACTGGCCGATGGCGACGGTCCCAGAGGACGCGAACCGGTTTTATCGCTCGATCCGGTATGGAAAGGTTCTGGAGGTGTTTCTTCTCGATGTCAGGCAGTATCGGAGTCTGAATAGTGAACCGGATGGTCCAGCCAAGACCATGCTGGGTTTCAGACAGTTGACCTGGCTTCTGGAAGGGCTGAAGGCCTCTGACGCGACGTGGAAGGTGATTGTCAGTGGCGTGCCGCTTTCGGTCCCGAAGGGCGGTGGAACCGCGATCCCCGGATACGATGGCTGGGCGGGAGGACCCGATGGGACGGGTTTTGAGCGCGAACGGCAGGTAATCGTCGGGACCATTCTTGATGATCACATGAAGAATGTCGTGTTTCTGACCGGAGATGTCCATTGGGTACAGGCAAACGAATATGACCCCGACGAGGACGGCGTGTCGGATTTCTATGAATTCGTCGCTGGGCCGCTTTCGGCGAATCCCGGTCGGCTCACTGCCCCAGGTCCGGCGCTCCATCCGAAGAATTTGATCAACGAGTCGGGGTATGACAATTTCGGGCTTGCCCGCGTCACGCCGGATGTATTCGAAGTCCGCATGCTGGACGCCCAAGGCCGCGAGCGCTTTGCGCACACGGTCAAGGCTCGTTGA